In Nocardia sputorum, a single genomic region encodes these proteins:
- a CDS encoding TetR/AcrR family transcriptional regulator produces MPITRSRSYHHGDLRAELLQRAEATLRESGVDGLSLRGLARDVGVSHAAPTRHFKDKQALLDAIAVSGFQRLAAALEQTAAARSADGHIRALARTYLHFATENSELVALMFARRHSPAAGDAMSRAVDAAFATPVALITEAQKRGEVIAGDPRRIALSAVAALQGLATFVGSGVIAAETADELVDETTTHMIEGLRPRA; encoded by the coding sequence ATGCCGATCACTCGAAGCCGGTCCTACCACCACGGCGACCTGCGGGCCGAGCTGCTCCAGCGTGCCGAGGCGACGCTGCGCGAATCCGGCGTCGACGGCCTGTCACTGCGCGGACTGGCCCGTGACGTCGGAGTCAGTCACGCCGCTCCGACCCGGCATTTCAAGGACAAGCAGGCGCTACTGGACGCCATCGCGGTGTCCGGATTCCAACGTCTCGCCGCCGCCTTGGAGCAGACGGCGGCCGCGCGTTCGGCCGACGGGCACATCCGGGCCCTCGCCCGGACCTATCTCCATTTCGCGACCGAGAATTCGGAACTCGTCGCGTTGATGTTCGCGCGCAGGCACAGCCCCGCCGCGGGTGATGCGATGTCCCGGGCCGTGGACGCGGCGTTCGCGACGCCGGTCGCGCTCATCACCGAAGCGCAGAAGCGGGGAGAAGTGATCGCGGGCGATCCGCGGCGCATCGCGCTGTCCGCGGTCGCCGCGCTACAAGGTCTGGCCACCTTCGTCGGCTCGGGGGTGATCGCCGCGGAGACCGCCGACGAACTGGTGGACGAAACCACCACCCACATGATCGAAGGCCTGCGCCCGAGAGCGTGA
- a CDS encoding DUF1059 domain-containing protein, whose translation MKRNLNCPCGERIVGTDEDDLVAKTQAHLAENHPGHEYSRDEILFIAY comes from the coding sequence ATGAAGCGAAATCTCAATTGCCCCTGCGGAGAGCGGATCGTCGGAACCGACGAGGACGATCTCGTGGCCAAGACGCAAGCCCACCTGGCGGAGAACCACCCCGGGCACGAGTACTCGCGCGACGAAATCCTGTTCATCGCGTATTGA
- a CDS encoding YhgE/Pip domain-containing protein: MTVRTFTAPIAVLTVFAALLGTMYLGYASNTEKNLHDFPIALVNQDVGDTLDGKPANVGAQVTDALVAGMPADKIDLHVVGIAEARKQLQQGEVYGAIVIPSDFTKRLAILGAGAVVPGQIERPVITINTNPRIGPYTTGIMQRIADRALSQVDETVGKNLTDQVNSALAAGPGTPVEVSGAARLMLADPVQIVTAPYRPMDDGAGQGLVAFFYTLILLLAGFTGAMIIHTLVDSVLGFTPTEYGPWFVHPPATGISRLRTLLVKWAVIITAAPILSGIFLAVAAVLRVPLDNPLLLWLYGILAIVAVGVTALAVLATFGTAGLLVNLILFVVLGLPSSAATVPLEATPAYIAKLAAFEPMHQIYLAVRAILFFDARAEAGFGAGLWMTLLGLGIGLALGVTATYAYDRRGLHRATAPGSAPVVGAPAVAG; this comes from the coding sequence ATGACGGTTCGGACCTTCACCGCCCCGATCGCAGTGCTGACGGTCTTCGCGGCGCTGCTGGGCACGATGTACCTCGGCTACGCGAGCAATACCGAGAAGAACCTGCACGACTTTCCGATCGCCCTGGTCAATCAAGACGTCGGCGACACGCTCGACGGCAAGCCCGCCAATGTCGGCGCCCAGGTCACCGACGCACTGGTCGCGGGTATGCCGGCGGACAAGATCGACCTGCACGTCGTCGGCATCGCCGAGGCGCGCAAACAATTGCAGCAGGGCGAGGTCTACGGCGCGATCGTCATCCCGTCCGATTTCACCAAGCGGCTGGCGATCCTGGGCGCGGGCGCCGTGGTGCCCGGGCAGATCGAGCGCCCGGTGATCACGATCAACACCAACCCGCGGATCGGCCCTTACACGACCGGCATCATGCAGCGCATCGCCGATCGTGCGCTGAGCCAGGTGGACGAGACCGTCGGCAAGAACCTGACCGACCAGGTGAACTCCGCCCTCGCCGCGGGGCCGGGCACGCCGGTCGAGGTCAGTGGCGCCGCCCGCCTGATGCTCGCCGACCCGGTGCAGATCGTCACCGCGCCGTATCGTCCGATGGACGACGGGGCGGGCCAAGGCCTGGTCGCCTTCTTCTACACCTTGATCCTGCTGCTGGCGGGCTTCACCGGAGCCATGATCATCCACACGCTCGTCGACTCCGTCCTCGGATTCACTCCCACCGAGTACGGCCCCTGGTTCGTCCACCCGCCCGCCACCGGGATCTCCCGGCTCCGCACTCTGCTGGTGAAGTGGGCGGTCATCATCACCGCGGCGCCGATACTGTCCGGGATATTCCTCGCCGTGGCCGCGGTGCTGCGGGTTCCGCTGGACAACCCACTGCTGCTGTGGCTCTACGGCATCCTCGCCATCGTCGCCGTCGGCGTGACCGCATTGGCCGTCCTGGCCACATTCGGGACCGCCGGACTGCTGGTCAACCTGATCCTGTTCGTCGTCCTCGGCCTGCCGTCGTCGGCCGCCACGGTCCCGCTGGAGGCGACGCCCGCCTATATCGCGAAGCTGGCCGCCTTCGAACCGATGCACCAGATCTACCTGGCCGTGCGCGCCATCCTCTTCTTCGATGCCCGCGCCGAAGCCGGTTTCGGTGCCGGGCTGTGGATGACGTTGCTCGGTCTCGGCATCGGCTTGGCGCTCGGTGTCACGGCCACCTACGCCTACGACCGCCGCGGACTGCACCGCGCGACAGCGCCCGGCAGCGCTCCGGTCGTGGGTGCGCCCGCTGTCGCCGGGTGA